The segment gttcataaaatatttttaccaGTTTTACCCGTGGCAAGCACAAGATAGGCCCTATTATTCGCGAAGGGTTTGAAAGATCATACTCATTATTTCTAGGTGTATTTTGAACAAGattcatttttatataattagatttaaagattaattatttggataacTTTGGTTTTTGGGAactatttaaaaagtttaagatacattttttaaaattaatcactTAAAATCTATCTACTATTATTATCATTGATTTTATAATCTTTTCCCCAACTTGTTTGGCCTCCCGATTTGGACCGAGCTAACTCAGGAGATTTACGAACActctaaaaaaaaggaaaagaagttgATGATAAAATATGAGGATTCCAATTTAATTGAAGGATGGAGGAGAAtggattaaattaataaaaaaaaaaaaatcgttaaaGAAAAAGAGGTGGAGGCGGCCTGTATTTGATGGTGATTGAAAAAAACTAATTGCTTGCTGGCGAGCTGGCGTGTGAATTGAAAGGTTCAAGCAAGTATACTGGGGGTTTGCATGACCTAAattataaacactttatttagtaataaatcacttaaacatgtataCGGAGAAATTTATACAGTGTCACGTTAATAGACAGACTTGATTGACTTGGTCATTTGAATCTTTAAAAAAGTGAGAAAGTGGGATGGAGAGCAGAGAAggtaaagagagcgagattttaaagagagcaagattcttaatgagaaagtgggagaataAGCGAAGCTATTGTAGAGAGCAAATTTTGGAGCGAGAAAAACTGTGAGAGAGCGGAAGATTAGAGGGAGGGAGATTGTATTAAAAGCAACACGAAAAATTTTATGGTATGTGCAATAAAACCGaaactactaaatttaatatACGTTAAGTATCAATACCTCTTCAACAAAAATTTGCTTCAAGAATTACATTAAGTGCCAAGCACAACTTCTCATAAAAGACGTAATGGCATAAGAAATAAGGGCCAGTCCAATACTAGTCTCGATCATTCTTGATTCAGCATTTCCCGCAATCTTACAGCTGTTTTACTAACTAAATCAGATGGATTTTTGACGGAGTCTGCTGAAACAATAGCACTTTTCACTTGACCTGCTTACACAaaaccatagtatttttcctattACAATTTTTGTGTTGTGTTTTTCCCCTGAATGATGGCGTCGAGAAAATGAAGAATTGTGATGGAACGATACCACTCACCTTAACGAATTCACGATAAACCCATTGGTCATCCCTAACGCAAGCTTACGTTCATAAAACTGCAGGAAGTCGATTTCTAACGGCAACATTTTAGAATTCATACGTTTTTTGAGAGCTGGGTCATTAATTATAAAGGTGCTTGTGAAAAGATCATCTGGTACAAAGATCTCTAAAACCATACAGATTTGAATTCTAACTTTCTTCGCCACCATAAGAccaaaaattgtaaatattagTAAGAAACATAGCCAATTAGCTCAACATGGGCCGTTGGCCTTTCCAATTTTATCTGTCATGTTAGATTCGAGTTCAAATCCCTCAAGCTGCTTCAAGTTCGCCTAATAGAAAAAAGGCCGGAAAGAGGAATGAACAGAGTTACCATACAACAATGCCTGAAGAAGATCTATGATAAAATAACACCAGATTGACCTTGATTCAACGTCGCACCAAATCTTTAACTTACAATTGGTTTCTTGAGATGAACCGAGACAGGCCTAAACTTCAAGGTCTCACTTTTCCTTCTCTTAGCCGAATGTTGAAATTTGAGGATAATGTCCTTGTATATGCGCCTCATGAACTTTGCCACAAAAAGCTGTCATTATCCAGACCAAAAGAGATAGTGGTCAAAAATTTGTGTGAGAGAAGAATTTTGGCCTCTTTCCAGATGAGTATATTGAACTTGAAGAACAGGAAATCTTCTTACCAAATGTTAGAACAAGAGTCAAATACATGATATTAAAAGCATGTTACTATCATAGGTCTCAAAACCTCACTTGCTTCTTAAAGTTGCATGAAAACATTTCTTTATTTTCGGCTGAACATGGATAGCCAACATTTGCAAATTATTGAATTGTTTTTGATAGTAATCTTACTTGCAACGGATTAAAGTTCTTTACAATGAAATAAAGATCGTGGTCTAAATAATAAGAActggaggaaaaagaaaaacatagatAGTTATATTTTCGTGTCAAAATACTGGtgtattaattaaacattttgaaAGCACAGTTAAAAAAGagttagttttaaaaatagagTTAGTCGTTATTTAGCACGTATAAACATTTTCCCTGATAAATAAAAGCACCCCTCGCTTCATTTGGGAGAGATtccatttgattttaaaaaagctAGGAGTTGGGTTTACACAATAGTGGCTATTCAGAAACACATCCCTCGGGGGAATTAGGCAGCGATAGAAAAAACGGTCCcatccaagaggaggagattgAATGCCTCCAGGTTAGACAAGAGGTGAAAGACATTTCGCCCTCTTTAAGAACACCACGAAGACCGTTTGCTGTCCGTTGGAAAGCCACGTTGGAGGGGAATTCAAGGCTCGTTAAATAATTGGAAGAAATAGTACGAGGCTCGTGGAAAAGGAATGGATGCTAATGGTGGCTCCGCCCAAGTTGATTTGAAGAAGACACCGACATTTTCAATCAAACAATTGGGGAAAAAGGAAAGCTGAGAGCTAGAGGGCCAAGAAATTTTTAGTTCCAGCAGAAACTCATCAAGCAAAACAGTCCAAGAATTCATAGGCTTctccaagaaaatcaaaaaaGACGTCATATATGCAAGAAAGGCATCAGAATTCCCAAAATTTGGAATCTTCCTCGAGTGTGGAAGATGATCTACTTTTTGATTGCAGAAAGAGCCCGAGAAGGAAGATATTGAATGCTAAAGGGGATCCTTATGGACTTTCACAAATGAAAGATACGACTTACCGTATTTACAATGGTAAGCATGAGCATTGAGGACATTTTCATCTGAATTGGTCGAGAAACACGGACATTACTTATTTGATATACTTAATACGCCAATCAACAAGAGGTCCGAAAAAGGTACTGTTTAGTAGCTTTTCGTTGAAACAGGAGGTGCGATTCCGCATGGTGGGATCAATTGAGTGAAGCCAAACGACATGGCACAGTGGCTATTTCGAGACTAGTGGGAGAAAATGAGAAGTTGATGAAAGGCGAGTAGTTATCTCCCTTCCAAATTACGAGCATATCATGTGTAAACCAGTGTTAAAATGTAAACTACAGGCCTCTTGCGGCGAGTAGCTGATTCATACGTGGAGGAGTTCCCATCGTTTGGGGCAGAGAACCAACTTTGGCTGAAAATGAACAACACATGATTGCACGCTTCATTGGTGTCGGGTGAGAATGGACATCCAAAGAGAAGGTAAAACTCCAACAATTCAATTTGTTGGCCGATAAGTGATTGCTTTTGCTGAAACAGTGGAAGAACTCAATGAAAGTTCGCTTCAAGAAAGCTTAAAAAAAAAGACCCATGGGAAGCCTTCACAAGTAGGAGAAGTGAATTCTCATTTCAGAGCTTGCTAACACACCATCATCCACATCCCTGACAAAGAAAGGAGAAAGGAAAAGTCTTTGGGTGAGGCCGTGGAAAAGAACTCTAAAGCTGCCAACAAGAGGAAATCCCAAAATCACTTACAATTGGCCCTTTAACATTCGGGCAAATGCTTTCGATGCAACCAAGCTGGTCATTTGTCCAATGAATTCCCTCAAAGAAAGAGGGTAGCCTATTTGGAAGAGGACGAAGAAGCTCTGACTGAGCACAGTgaagaagttgaagaagaaaCAGAGCTTATTGAACCGGATGATGGAGATAGAGTATCTTGTGTTCTCCAAAGGATGTTAATCGCTCCCAAAGGAGATTCAAACCCCCAATGACATTGCCTCTTTAAGATACGATGCACGATTAATGACAAGGTGTGCAATATCATCATTGATAGTGGAAGCAGTGATAACTTTGTCGTGGCAGCCTTGAATCTCAAGGTGGAAGCTCATCCAAATTCTTATAATTATAAAAGATAGGTTGGGTGAAAAAAAAACGGAGAGGCACAAGTGAATGAAATATGTACCATCTCCCTTTCAATTAGCAGTAGttataaaaaccaaataatGTATGATCTGCTTGAAATGGTTGTTTGTCATATACTCTTGGGAAGACCATGACACAAGTGAATGAAATATGTACCATCCCCAGTTATAAAACCAAAATAATGTGTGATATGCATGCTCGGTGGATTTCATTTATACAAAGATTTGAATTCGTGATCAAACATCAATCTAGAAAGGAGAATAAGGTTGTTGATGCTCTTAGTCGAAAGAGTCTGATTCTAACTACACTAGCTACCGAAGTGATTGCATTTTCTCACCTAACAAAATTGTATGAAGATGATCGAGATTTTGACCATATTTGGTACAAGGGTACTCACTTCCTAAATGCTGAAGCCTTCCACATTGTGGACGACTTCTTATTCAAAGGAGAACAACTGTGTATCCCTTACACATCTCTTTGAGAAGCCCTCCTGAAAGATACACATTCCGAAGGCCTAGCAGAGCATTTTGGCCCAGACAAAACATTTGAATTAGTAGCTAAACGGTTCTATTGGCCACAGTTTCGAAATGATGTCAATAATTTCTCTAAAAGGTGTGTTTGTTTGCCAGAAAGCCAAAGGAACCTCTACAAATGCCAAACTATATACTCCATTACCAATCACTACAACCATTTGGGAAGACCTATCGGTTGATTTTGTTCTCGGTCTACCCAAAACACAAAAAGGGTATGATGCAATCATGGTGGTAGTGGATCGTTTCAGCAAAATGGCCTATTTTCTAGCATGCAAGAAAATGAGTGATGCAGTCTATATTGCTAACATCTTCTTTAGAAAGGTAGTTTGTCTTCATAGAGTACCTAAATCAATCGTCTCAGATAGGGACGTGAAATTCCTTAGTCATTTTTGGCGTACTTTGTGAAAGAAGTTTGACACTAGCTTGAAATTTAGCACCACTTCACATCCACAAACTGACGGCCAAACAGAAGTCACCAATAGAACCTTGGGAAATCTTGTACGATGCATAAGTGGATCGAGATCAAAGAAATGGGATTTGTCCCTTGCTCAAGCGGAGTTTTCCTTTTATAACATGAAGAATAGATCAACAGGAAGATGCCCCTTCAAAGTAGTATACACTCAACCTCCTAGACTCACATTAGACCTTGCCAACTTACCCTCTTGTGTGGATGTTAGTCTTGAACCTGAAAGTATGATTGAAAGAATAGAAGAATTGCACCGAGAAGTACAAAACCATTTAGAAAGGACCACAAAATCTTCAAGGAAACTAAAGACAAATCAAGAAGAGAAGTCAATTTCAAAGAGGGAGACCTTCTAATGATCCACTTGGAAAACGGAAGCCTTTTAAAATCCTACAAAGATATGGTTCTAATGCTTATCGCATTGAGCTACCACTTGACCTTCACATCAATTAAGTTTTCAATGTAGTGATTTGAAACCCTATTTTTCTCTGATGAATTCCAGCAAGCGTCCTGATAGCCTCGAGGTCGAGTTTGAATTTTAGGGAGGAGGAATTTGGTGTATTGAGAAACATTtgtaagcaagttagaagaagaGTTAGTTGAAAAATAGTTAGTTACATGTTAGTTAGCTGTTATTCAACACATGTGAAAcatttttcctataaataaagCACCTCTCACTCATTTGAGGAGAGAttcaatttgattaaaaaaaaaaaaaaactagagttTGGTTTACACCAAGGACAGTTACTCTGAGCTATGTGTATATAATACATTTACCTTCAATGTGAAAGATGGCTTTCTGTCCAAGGCGCATCCTGTGTTCCTGGAAAAAGATTTAACCAAAGATGAGAAATGAAACTGAACAAAAGGTGAAACTTTCTGCAGCCATGTTTCATCTGTGATATCATACTGGTGATTCAATGCATGTAGATATATGACGCACTACAGTATTCACAAAACGATACAAACTTGAATAGGTAATTTGGCCAGACGTCATTAGTAACAAATTGTCTATGGTATAGGAAATTAGAAATGAAGTAAAGTACACAACCAATTTCACTTTTCggtatttattcaataaatattagacaaattagaaaattgagACATGCGGCGGTTCTGAAAAGCAAATAATTTTTGGCAGCCTCTATTTATTCGGATTCGTCTGGTTCTAAGGCATTGGGGTTCTCCAATTAATCTAGTCCATTTGCTCCTCTCTTCAGTTCTGGTTTTGTGGATGGTTAGTTATTAGTTTTGTTGAAGTAGAAGCTGGCTTTCTCTCCTAACAGTTATCCTCGTCATTTGGCTACTTGTTCTCAGAGTTTCAGTTTCAGTGATATTTGGAGTTTTCGCTTAAAAAGCCAATTTGTTCCATTATGGGTTTTATTTGATTGTATTTGCTTTATTTTTCTAGGCAAGTCCAGCGTAGGGATATATTTGGTTGTATTTGCATTATCTTGCTTCTTATGTCTCattgtattttgagcattaacctgttttcatttcatcaatgaaaaattttgtttccgttcaaaaaaaagtaaaagaactatatgcttgtatatAGTGTAGACATCTAAAATAATGTTGAGATTGAAACATCCCTACAGTTAAAAAAAACATGGTTGAAATTATATAAACTAATAGAACAAGAGGAAGAAAGAATTGAGACGTATTTGGTTAAAATTCTTCACTTCGTTGCTTTTCTCTATATTATATCCATCATAGATCTATAAGTTTGTTTTATTCGATTCTCAGAACCTCTCTGTCCATCAATATTCACTAAGTTGGTGCTTAAAGTACTTTGGAGGAAACACTTGATCGGTGTTTCTTtcaaaagtaaagaaaaatattgctCAAATATATATCCATATACACTCAGTCTATCTAGTCTAGGATGTAATCCACTAGTTAGTTATGATGGAAAAGTTCGAGAAATTGCAAAACAAGGAAAACTTGGAGAACTGGATATTAGAAAGAGAGGacaaattattttaatgatATTAATATTCCAGTTCCCAGCAAAAGTTCTGATATTGAACAATAAAAAAGGAATGTAAACAAATTGACAGGTCAAAATTTCAGCTTACATAATATGCAGCCCAATGACAGATCTCATGCTTTAGTTCAGCATCCAATTTCTTGAGTAGCTCATAAAGCAGCCTCTGAGTAAGTAGATAATATGAATCTCACATTAAAACAGAAAAAATCAATAGAAAATGAGGAAGAATGCTTACCTTCAATATGATCTCCGGTGGGATACAATTAACCAGTAGCTCGTATAACTTCCCGCGAACCTGGAACAATCTATACCGCAAAAAAGAAGCCCAATTATTTCATATTTCGTACAACTCTCCAACTGATTAATAACAAAAGAATAAGTCAATTAAAAAAGTCATTAGTCCTCTCCATATATGTTTTCTATGAGACAATTGCAATTTCTCCCAATTTCTACAGTTCTTTCTCTGCttgacaaaaagaaaacaaaagtcaAGTACATGTGTTTTTTCTACTTCCATTGAGAAAAACTGAAAGAACACAAGAGACACCAAGAAAAGAGAATAATCCCCAAAATGAGCCACTCTAAAGAAAATGGCTCCAATCAAGCAAGATAACGCCTAATGGATAATTACAAAAGTCCTTACGCACAAAAGCCCAAAGGGGGGTTTGGAACACCAAACTTCCTCCCCATGCTCTACTCCAAAATATACATATCATTTCTCTCCGCCCAAAGACCTCATAACAAAGCACAGATGCCAATTATCCACAAAAACCAGCTTTTTCACGAATGGAGAGATGAAGCACGGGCTCCTTGTGATCAATGCCAAACTCTAGGCCTAACCATCCATCCAAATGACTGAAATAAACAAGTCTAGACTACCGAAGCATAATCACAAGACCACCGAAGATGATCAAGATCCTCATTGCTTCCCTACAAAGGTCAAGGACATGTTGAACAAGGAGTAGGAATCTTCATTTATTAGATTCGTGACCAGAAAAGGTGAAGTATCGACAGGTACTTCTAAGTTCGAATGATGACCAGGAAACTCTACCACCTTCATCCAACCAGACAAAGATCATCATAATCAAAGATACCATCCACAGAAGTTTAAGGATTGTTTATCTTCATGTAATTATTTGTTCATGAAGAATAATTGGGCAGCATATTTTAAGAATCAAAAGCAGATCGAATGACAAATGGTGTGCTAGAGAAGTACCCAACTGAGGGATATGAAGAGAAGCCACACATATATGATATTGAGATGTATGTTATAGTACAGAATACAACAAAAGAAAAGGAGGTACATGAGAGACGTACCTCTTGGGACTCTGCTCCTTCAATATGTCAGATGCTATCTCAGTGATGTACTCCTCCCAATCCATTGGTGGTATTGCCTGGTTACTGACAAAAGGATACCTaacccaaaaaataaaataaatagacagCTCAGTCCCAATCCTTCAAGATTGTTTTTCAAGGTAATTTTTTATGATAAGAAGTGACAGAGAAGCTTGGATATGTCAGAAGACTAGTGGAGACTAACTGTTGAACACGACAAGTCTCAAATGATAGTATAGCTCTCCTCAAACTCCGGTTTGATTTTTCTGCAATACGGGAAGCAAATCCAGATGGAAGTTGCAGTCCTTCTTTCTTCCCAATGAACTCCAGTACCTTGACAATCTGGTGAAAGGACGTAACTTTTTTAACAGATTTTAGGTCCAAATTACTATAACAACAGGTTTAAActatttcttataaaaaaaaaaataacaggTTTAAACTATTAACAAATACTTTTTAAGTCTAAGATTTCAGGTAAAAGTAAGTAAGACCATGCCCTGGAACAGGAAATAGGTTTTTCACAGTCCATAACTTGCAAATCAAAAGTCTTAATCcactaatatatttttttccttctagtCTAATATCGTTGAGTACACAAATAGGTAGAAAATATTAAATGACAACTAAAGATGGAAAATACTGAGTATAGGCATCACTAGAAAAGGCTTTAAATGGTTTAAGCAGAagacaaaaaatgaaaatggcaTTGAACTATTGTTTCTTATCCCAAAAGAAAAAACGCCAGTGAACTGTTTGATTTTCTGATAGCAGCATTCGTACCCAGACAAGGTAAGTATTTGAAAAGGCATTCTTTCACCTACTTACATCTAAATATTAAGTTAGACACCCAGAAAATTGTTGCCCATAGACTGCCAGAATAACATATTCAAGAATAATTAGATCAATCTCGACCATGACAAAGAgggttttttttagtaaaagaaatatttcattgataaatgaaaAATGGAGAAAACCCCAAGCATCAAAAGGTGAAACATTTTATTGATAACTATTAAGCTTTATCTCATCATTTGGATTCTGTCAGATTGTGTTCCTACTCTAATTCTTGGTTATGACCTTTGGATTCTTCTATGGTTTTTACAGTTAAATCTCTTATGGCTGATTTGGTGGATGTAACATTTCATTGATAACAATTAAGCTTTATCTCATCATTTGGATTCTGTGTGTTCCTACTCTGATTCTTGGTTATGACCTTTGGATTCTTCTATGGTTTTTACAGTTAAATCTCTTATGGCTGATTTGGTGGATGTTAGGGAGTCCTGCTTGTCTGATCTCTATTCGTAATTTGGAAAGATTATTTTCCTATGAAGATTAAGATCTTTCTTTGGGAGCTTAGCTGCAGTGCCATCAATACTACTGATCATTTGTAGCGTCATTTTCCTCATATATGTATTTCTCCCTCTTGGTGCCATATGTGTCGCCAACATGCTGAATCCTTAGCTCAATTGTTTTTCAGTGCCCTTTTGCTGCAAATTTTTGGGATATTGTTTTGCCTTCTTTTGGATGGTCTTTTACTTGTCCTAATTCCATATCTGATGCTTTGGCTTCTTTATTGGTGGGTCATCATTTTGGTGGTACGAAGAAGATGGTTTTGGCTGGCTCTTGTGCGTGCTTTTTTCTGGAAGCTGTGGGGCAAAAAGAACAATTGTCTTTTTAAtgactcttcttcatctttcaACCGTTTTATGGAATTGGTCTTGTTACAGCTTTTACTTAGTGTAAAACAAAGCATCCTTTCAAACATTTCAGCTTATCTTTTTTAGTCAGTAATTGGAGCGATAAAAAGGGTTTTCATGCTTCTATTATTAATATGATATCAGTTTTCAATGGTTGTCTAACTCCAAGTTCTTAGTCGAAGAACAAGTTGAATACAGGtaaaatttatcacattggtTAGCGACATGACATTTTATAATTACATACTTCCAGTCCATCATGTTTACTCAAATTCACACTGAGAACAAAAAGGAAATaagacaatacaaaaaaaaaaaaaaaaaaagaactcctGACCTGCTCCTCTGTTGGTCCATTTATCCGCACATTTAGGCAGCGAGAACGGATTGCTTCAGTAACTCTTGATGAACTATTGCAGCAAAGAATTAACCTACAGTATGAGCTATATTTCTCCATTGTTCTCCTAAGAGAGTGCTGGGCTTCCCTTGATAGTTTGTCAACGTCATTTAGAACCAAAACTGATATATAAAAAGCACAAAAAATCTCAATATCTTTATAGAGATATGAAGTCTTGAGCATTCAAGCATACTGATAAAAGAAGCTGCCAAACAAGCAATAAAACTACTTAGAACTTGTTTGGCGGTGGCTCATTAACAGTTTTAAGCATTAACCACAAGGAATCAATAAGCTCTCAAGCATGAACAACTTATCAATGTGGTTGGAGGGGACGGGGAAGAATCACACCTTTATGCCCCTTTTTCCCTTTGGAGTCAATTGGTCTGTTTTTTGCCATTTCTTTGATAATCTCTTGAACAATATATCTATCTTGGAAACCTGCATCGCTGGGAGTGAGCTCCACGTGGTTTGTACTTGATAAGGTGGTCAACTCTATATCGATAGTTCTAGTTCCAGcctgagaagaaaaacaaaaaaggaagggCGTAcaaatagagagagaaagagatgatgAGAATATAGAGATAAACAGCCAAAAAACAGCTtcaactaattaaaatttatgctATTCCTACAATATTCAGAAGTAGTAATCATAAAAAACTGATAACTAAAAATCTCTATTCCCCACAATCTGAAATTCAATTGCTTTTCCAAGGCATCTGGAAAGAGGGACATCACTACCATTTGGTTTTTtcgtttttcattttgtaaaagaaCGCCTATATACACACCACACCCCTTTCACCTTATAAATTTTTTGCTCAACTATCTACTCTCTACCAAAACTTTTCAAAACCCAagccatttttttaaaacttatcattatcttttttttttctttttatcattgTAAGAAATCGAGCAaaaaacatgcttaattttcaaaaatcaaatgtgTACCAAATGGACTTAAACAACCGAAACTTACATCAACTTCCACGTTTTGTTTCTCCACCTTCACCTGCAGCCAACAGGCAAGAGATGATCAAATACAAGAAACAGTCagagaaaacaaaaactaatCACACAATTCCCCAGAATAAAAgcacaaaaacaaaaagtaaaagcCTATACTTTCTCCGCACTGGCTCCGAACATCTGCCGGATGAGGGCCATGACTAGGGTTTTCTTTCGGAAAACGGAGGGCCATAGAAGAGCAAATGAGGGCAGTCCTGTTCGGTAACCTAGGAGAATATTTACGGGAAAACCCACATCAAAATCGCCGATTGAAGTGTGAATTCATGAAtgcaaggaaaaagaaaatagcgAAATTCGGTTACAATTTCTTAAGATTCTGTGCTACGTCTTGGTGAACTGTGATCTGGTCTAGGGTTTTTAGGGCGATACTTGTCGACCCACAGCATCTTCTTCGGCCTTTGGacaaagagaaagaagaagggtGTGTGAAAGAGAGAGCAAAGGCTTGAAATGGCGGGAAAAGGAAACAGAAACCGATGGATTGATGAGAATGGGAAAAGAGAGCCCCAGCTGGAGTAGGGTGTGTTGGACTTGTCAACTATTGACAGAAATGGGCTTCATAAAATAATGATTGTGAAATATGCCTAAAAATGAAATACCGAAGTACCATTTTCAATATGTatactttttttaaatgaattttattcaaattattacctgattttaaaaatatttagcaTGATTTCTGTTTTcacaattatatttgaattttcacaattccaaattagtttttcaattatcaaaataaaattttccaaattgatttaacatttttaaatttgtgtgaaaaaataataatttgcgAAATTGGGTAAGATTTgggatatatatatagaatctcgGTGCACTgagaaaactcaaatatatcaaattttgatGTTAATTATGCCCGAAATTTTACCAAGAAAGTCCAAATATATAGAATTTCGGTGTTATTTTGCCATAATTAACACCAAGATCCAcgtgaatttttcaaattatatgTCATCTCTCTAAATCTTATACCAACTCTTATTTCTTCTCGAGTTTCCTCTTGCAATATTTCCTAAAAAGGGTGGAGGCGGCCTGTATTTGATGggatgaaaaaaaaacaactagtTTGTGGCGGGCTGCGTGTGAATGGAAGGTCAAGCAAGTATATGGGGGGTTGATGACCTAAattataaacactttatttatttaataaaatctaacttaaacatgtatatggagaaaTTTATAGTGTCACTATATAATAGAAGAGACTTGATCGACTTGGTCATTTGAATCTTtaagcgagaaagtgggagagagcgagagtagagagagcgagattttgatcgagaaagtgggagagagcgagaatagagagagcgagattttgagcgagaaactgggagagagcgagattagagagagcgagattttgagggTCTGCTGAAACAATAGCACTTTTCATGGACCTGCTTACAGAAACATCTCCTACAGCCCTAGTAACTTTAGAATTCTGGTCTTCCGCAGTGCCTTTTTTGCGTTTACCAGCTTTTGAAGTTGTCTGTTTCTCTTCAATGatccacacacacacatacatggATGAGTTAATAAATGAATGAGGTTAGAATGGACAAACGGATATAGGAAATGTGCCGCAACTAAATCCAAATAAGAAAGACGAGCTACATAAAAGGTTAAAAGTTAAAAGATGTCTAACTATATTCAGATTCAAAGAATGGGATGTTATGAGAATATGGATAAAAAGGCTACCTCTCCTTTCATAATCTTCTGTTTGCAGTGCTTGCAATTAGCACTTGAAGTTTGTTGGAGAGAGCGTgatttgagcgagaaagtgagagcgagcgagagtggagagagcgagagtgtcAGCGAGAAAGTGAAAGAGAGCGAGAATTTGAGCGAGAAACTGAGAGGGAGCGAGATTgtattaaaagaaacaaagaaaaacctTTTCGTATAGCAAATA is part of the Benincasa hispida cultivar B227 unplaced genomic scaffold, ASM972705v1 Contig699, whole genome shotgun sequence genome and harbors:
- the LOC120069941 gene encoding replication factor C subunit 3 gives rise to the protein MALIRQMFGASAEKVKVEKQNVEVDVSFGCLSPFVEAVFWLFISIFSSSLSLSICTPFLFCFSSQAGTRTIDIELTTLSSTNHVELTPSDAGFQDRYIVQEIIKEMAKNRPIDSKGKKGHKVLVLNDVDKLSREAQHSLRRTMEKYSSYCRLILCCNSSSRVTEAIRSRCLNVRINGPTEEQIVKVLEFIGKKEGLQLPSGFASRIAEKSNRSLRRAILSFETCRVQQYPFVSNQAIPPMDWEEYITEIASDILKEQSPKRLFQVRGKLYELLVNCIPPEIILKRLLYELLKKLDAELKHEICHWAAYYEHRMRLGQKAIFHIEGKCIIYT